A DNA window from Iodobacter ciconiae contains the following coding sequences:
- a CDS encoding hybrid sensor histidine kinase/response regulator, with the protein MAASLQGSLANPSKEVTHAVAVFDEVLVPLINQITLKMISRSDQITLDSTNAVVVLVAEQVSSLSAVQHFRGDVLLLASLITQAANAQSVIRLEEIEDSFIKTTENANNLLIKINRGEDVNKLKNDLDSLLDLAEKENGVFSVSLKRMKLNNELQQLVVKNRNATQLLLNQAELTGQRLKYELNDEMFMLSQRLEKSAWVLAGLALFSLLISFGIGSIYIRRRITSRLVVLSENMQNIAKGHFDIDINVAGRDEISIMAQSLLVFRDASILLRTQSEELIISRDQAEAALQVKGDFLANMSHEIRTPLTAILGYTHLMLDTPLANRQKDYLSKVQSSANLLLGVINDILDISKIEAGKLELEESEFNLYSLLENLAGVAAIQAENKKLSLIYSVDMNVPQCFMGDSLRLGQVLLNLINNAIKFTDQGEVELAVLCQHVEDEICELTFSVYDTGIGIGEDVLARLFSPFTQADSSTTRRFGGSGLGLAISKQLAHIMGGDISVKSEQGKGSVFNFTVCLNKISQHDLVIPQYSARRVLIADSHPAIRIQLHLYLKKMGIIANDACSVFDVISQVQNSTEPFDLLIIDASLLDKAKPETMAKIWGGQKDMAIILLTAILSHDEIMEHWGGRAFVYSLSKPIIAIQLYEVINRSLELNRIILNKDTGCAEKKEEPLLGVRILLAEDTLLLSEMSVSLLCSLGASVEAVGNGKDVLELILNQKKIYDVVLMDVQMPEMDGMEATRIIRTQLSVTQLPIIALTAHAMEAERRRCLEVGMNDHLAKPINPQHLLKVLLQWTNKVNHSPHLLVKPDEITAHLPQLPGLGLEKALDRFGSLALLKRMLPRLGEQYINSADRLRQLIAEGQLPEAERLAHSLKGVAGTLEAGEVYQIAQKIEDQLHIENVFIEELICELDRDLKKVVNSINGWLAGEVQSVLQDASADIQLSVDNLQELDELLRLRSLNARKYFMKFQQGLAYLDKDKAIQMGMALDQLDYQRARETLQSIEIKRDLV; encoded by the coding sequence TTGGCAGCTAGCTTACAAGGGTCTTTAGCTAATCCCAGTAAAGAGGTGACGCATGCTGTTGCTGTTTTTGATGAAGTATTGGTGCCACTTATTAACCAAATCACTTTAAAAATGATTTCGCGCAGTGATCAGATTACTCTGGATTCAACCAATGCGGTGGTGGTTTTAGTTGCAGAGCAGGTCTCTTCACTAAGTGCAGTACAGCATTTTCGAGGTGATGTATTGTTGCTGGCCAGTTTGATTACTCAGGCCGCCAATGCCCAAAGTGTGATTCGTCTGGAGGAAATAGAAGATTCATTTATTAAGACGACAGAAAATGCAAATAATCTTTTAATTAAAATAAATCGTGGTGAAGATGTTAATAAATTAAAAAATGATCTTGATAGTTTGCTTGATCTGGCTGAAAAAGAAAATGGCGTTTTTTCGGTTAGTTTGAAAAGGATGAAATTAAATAATGAATTGCAACAACTTGTTGTAAAGAACAGAAATGCAACCCAATTGTTGCTTAATCAGGCGGAGCTGACAGGACAAAGGCTGAAGTATGAATTAAATGATGAAATGTTTATGCTCTCTCAGCGTTTGGAAAAAAGTGCATGGGTGCTGGCCGGTTTGGCTTTGTTTAGTTTGCTTATTTCATTTGGTATTGGCTCCATTTATATCAGAAGGAGAATTACTTCCAGGCTGGTTGTCTTATCTGAAAATATGCAGAATATTGCAAAGGGTCATTTTGATATTGATATTAATGTAGCAGGGCGGGATGAAATATCCATTATGGCACAGAGCCTACTTGTTTTCCGGGATGCCAGTATTTTACTTAGAACTCAATCTGAAGAGCTCATTATTTCACGAGATCAGGCAGAAGCTGCTTTGCAGGTAAAAGGTGATTTTTTGGCTAATATGAGTCATGAAATCAGAACACCTTTAACTGCTATTTTAGGTTATACCCATTTAATGCTTGATACTCCGCTGGCCAATAGACAGAAAGATTATCTTTCAAAAGTTCAGTCATCTGCTAATTTATTACTGGGTGTCATTAATGATATTTTGGATATATCAAAAATTGAGGCTGGGAAGCTGGAGCTAGAGGAATCCGAATTTAATTTGTATTCTTTATTAGAAAACCTGGCCGGTGTTGCAGCCATTCAGGCAGAAAATAAAAAATTATCACTTATTTATAGCGTTGATATGAATGTGCCTCAATGTTTTATGGGGGATTCTTTAAGACTTGGGCAAGTATTACTTAATTTAATTAATAATGCGATAAAATTTACTGATCAGGGGGAAGTTGAGCTTGCTGTTTTGTGTCAGCATGTAGAAGATGAAATTTGTGAACTTACCTTTAGTGTTTATGATACAGGGATAGGGATTGGTGAGGATGTATTGGCCCGCTTGTTCAGCCCGTTTACACAGGCTGATTCATCAACGACCCGGCGATTTGGTGGTTCTGGTTTGGGCTTGGCAATTAGTAAACAGCTGGCACATATTATGGGGGGAGATATAAGCGTTAAAAGTGAACAGGGCAAAGGATCAGTGTTTAATTTTACAGTTTGCTTAAATAAAATAAGCCAGCATGACTTAGTTATTCCTCAATATTCAGCTCGCCGTGTACTTATTGCAGATTCACATCCTGCAATACGGATTCAATTGCATTTATATCTGAAAAAAATGGGAATAATAGCGAATGATGCATGTTCGGTATTTGATGTTATATCGCAGGTGCAAAATAGCACTGAGCCTTTTGATCTGTTGATCATTGACGCTTCTTTGCTTGATAAAGCAAAACCTGAAACAATGGCAAAAATATGGGGTGGGCAGAAAGATATGGCAATTATTCTGCTTACTGCTATTTTAAGCCATGATGAGATAATGGAGCATTGGGGAGGAAGGGCTTTTGTTTATTCACTAAGTAAACCTATTATTGCTATTCAATTATATGAAGTTATTAATCGCAGTCTGGAGTTAAATCGCATTATTTTAAATAAAGATACCGGTTGTGCCGAAAAAAAGGAAGAGCCATTGCTTGGGGTCCGTATTTTGCTGGCTGAAGATACACTGTTATTAAGTGAGATGAGCGTTTCTTTGCTCTGCTCATTGGGGGCATCTGTGGAGGCAGTAGGAAATGGCAAGGATGTGCTTGAGCTTATTTTAAATCAGAAAAAGATATATGATGTAGTTTTAATGGATGTGCAAATGCCAGAAATGGATGGTATGGAAGCTACCCGTATTATTCGCACTCAATTATCGGTGACGCAATTACCAATTATTGCTTTAACCGCGCATGCGATGGAAGCTGAGCGCCGTCGCTGTCTGGAAGTTGGCATGAATGATCATTTAGCCAAACCTATTAATCCGCAGCACTTATTAAAAGTATTATTGCAGTGGACTAATAAGGTCAATCACTCGCCCCATCTGCTAGTTAAACCGGATGAAATCACGGCCCATTTGCCACAATTGCCCGGTTTAGGTTTGGAGAAAGCACTTGATCGTTTTGGTAGCCTTGCTTTACTTAAAAGAATGTTACCCCGCCTAGGCGAGCAATATATCAATTCGGCTGATCGTTTGCGCCAGCTGATAGCAGAAGGCCAGCTCCCCGAGGCAGAGCGTTTGGCGCATTCATTAAAAGGGGTCGCGGGAACTCTGGAGGCGGGAGAGGTTTATCAGATTGCGCAAAAAATTGAAGATCAGCTTCATATCGAGAATGTCTTTATCGAAGAGTTGATTTGTGAGCTGGATAGAGATTTAAAAAAAGTGGTTAATAGTATTAATGGCTGGTTAGCTGGGGAGGTTCAGTCTGTTTTGCAGGATGCTTCGGCTGATATTCAGCTATCTGTGGATAATCTGCAGGAATTAGATGAGTTACTTAGGTTAAGAAGTTTAAATGCACGTAAGTATTTTATGAAATTTCAGCAGGGCCTGGCATATTTGGATAAGGACAAGGCGATACAAATGGGTATGGCTTTAGATCAGTTGGATTATCAAAGAGCCAGAGAAACATTACAATCTATTGAAATAAAAAGAGATCTGGTCTGA
- a CDS encoding flavin monoamine oxidase family protein → MPNPSYMFSSIPPNSASLRAAYESWLKANSPQQSAKKNLPANTRVGIVGAGMAGLYSALLLKSRGIDCRLFEAHPERLGGRVYTHRFNQEPNQYFEAGAMRLPQTPEQQPVFNLIDYLNEQLPPESKIDLIPYNLYDPGGNLVYVNGKRAFGGTTMTLDYANQHPEVLGFNLAPEDRNKTASQLLDEVLQPFFDLLAINFDLGFAKIVQYDNYSLYTYLTEIAGWSMEKVNYVEVMNSASNQFQSSFTEMVIESMDFSGAKWSTIANGMDRLPNACATLIGAESITMNAPVRQIENLQDGRVVIHYGDLGEFDTFDNVILALPPAALRMMATPQWSPTKSQAIRTMHFEPLYKIGLRFKTRFWEQLPQAAMGGQSSSDLPMRWCVYPSYGLGDAGAGVLLLYSWMSDAYNWLPQSPEERVRLALRDLQTLYQNTVDIHEQFIESFDVAWPSEWATGDAMFYPGQFRQLFNSARQPEQNIYFAGEHLSVHHTWIVGALDSALYACQQLLGDDALEPLHSSSQAPLNPHLRDYSQCAAAPIFQR, encoded by the coding sequence ATGCCCAACCCATCTTATATGTTTTCGAGCATACCACCTAACTCAGCATCCTTGCGAGCTGCTTACGAATCATGGTTAAAGGCCAATTCACCACAACAATCAGCCAAAAAAAACCTTCCTGCCAATACCCGGGTTGGCATTGTCGGTGCAGGCATGGCAGGGCTTTACTCTGCTTTATTACTCAAAAGCCGGGGTATAGATTGCAGGCTATTTGAGGCACATCCCGAGCGCCTGGGCGGGCGTGTTTACACCCACCGCTTTAATCAGGAACCTAATCAATACTTTGAAGCCGGGGCCATGCGCCTGCCGCAAACACCAGAGCAACAACCAGTATTTAACCTGATTGATTATTTAAACGAACAATTACCCCCCGAATCAAAAATTGATTTAATTCCCTACAATTTATACGACCCGGGCGGTAATTTAGTGTACGTCAATGGCAAACGTGCTTTTGGCGGTACCACCATGACACTTGATTATGCTAATCAACATCCGGAAGTATTAGGTTTTAACCTCGCTCCTGAAGACCGCAATAAAACGGCATCTCAATTATTGGATGAAGTACTGCAACCCTTTTTTGATTTGCTCGCTATTAATTTCGACCTTGGTTTTGCCAAAATTGTGCAATATGACAATTACTCGCTCTATACCTATCTGACCGAAATCGCTGGCTGGAGTATGGAAAAAGTAAACTATGTGGAAGTAATGAATTCAGCCAGCAATCAATTTCAGAGTAGTTTTACTGAAATGGTCATTGAAAGCATGGATTTTTCCGGTGCGAAATGGAGTACCATCGCCAACGGTATGGACAGGCTGCCCAATGCCTGTGCAACGCTCATCGGAGCCGAATCCATCACAATGAATGCACCGGTACGGCAAATTGAAAACCTGCAAGACGGCCGTGTTGTGATTCATTACGGTGATTTGGGCGAATTTGATACCTTTGATAACGTGATCCTTGCCCTGCCCCCGGCCGCACTACGCATGATGGCAACCCCACAATGGTCACCAACTAAATCACAGGCAATTCGTACAATGCATTTCGAGCCTTTATATAAAATTGGCCTGCGCTTCAAAACCCGCTTCTGGGAGCAATTACCACAAGCGGCCATGGGCGGCCAATCAAGCAGTGATCTGCCTATGCGCTGGTGTGTTTATCCCTCTTATGGCCTGGGAGATGCCGGTGCGGGTGTTCTATTGCTGTATTCATGGATGTCAGACGCCTATAACTGGCTGCCACAAAGCCCGGAAGAGCGTGTGCGCTTAGCCCTCAGAGACTTACAAACTCTTTACCAGAATACCGTTGATATTCATGAACAGTTTATCGAGTCCTTTGATGTCGCCTGGCCTTCGGAATGGGCAACAGGTGATGCGATGTTTTATCCTGGGCAATTTAGGCAACTATTCAATAGCGCACGCCAGCCCGAACAAAACATCTACTTTGCCGGTGAACATTTAAGTGTTCATCACACATGGATTGTGGGCGCACTGGATTCGGCACTCTATGCCTGTCAGCAGCTCCTTGGTGACGATGCACTGGAGCCGCTACACTCATCCTCCCAAGCACCGCTAAATCCGCATCTTCGTGATTACAGCCAGTGTGCCGCTGCACCCATTTTTCAACGCTAA
- a CDS encoding TRAP transporter substrate-binding protein, with product MLRCFCLAFLLSSRLWAEEAFAPAPLKVIGSWSMLSQFKDYEKPFWTEQLPELTEGRIKVNLNAFNDVGLKGTEILRLMKLGMTDFGTTILSYISEQDPRAEAVDLAGLTISSEMEHRVVKSYSPVLKQYFEQKHGIKMLAIWPYSAQLLMCNAPIKNLEGLKGKKVRVSMRTTSDLIEAYGAITLSIPFDQVYQKMKDKQLDCLITSALAAHTAGFYQVATHIYNLPLGWSVVMLGVNQASWAQIDPLDQKIIETGINRLANDLWQAADKQTALGLACNTGKNCPLGKQGSMTLINPSGSDKARLAKMVKQVVLKRWVERCGKDCVAEWNNSIGKTLNIALQP from the coding sequence ATGCTGCGCTGTTTTTGCTTGGCTTTTTTACTTAGCAGCCGCCTCTGGGCCGAAGAAGCATTTGCGCCCGCGCCATTAAAAGTGATTGGTTCATGGAGCATGCTCAGTCAGTTTAAAGACTATGAAAAGCCATTTTGGACCGAGCAGCTGCCTGAGCTCACTGAAGGCAGAATCAAGGTAAACCTCAATGCTTTTAATGATGTGGGCTTAAAAGGCACTGAGATACTGCGCTTAATGAAACTGGGCATGACCGACTTTGGCACCACCATTTTGTCGTATATATCGGAACAAGATCCACGGGCTGAAGCCGTGGATCTTGCCGGGCTAACCATCAGCAGCGAAATGGAGCATCGCGTGGTAAAAAGCTATAGCCCGGTACTTAAGCAGTATTTTGAGCAAAAACACGGCATCAAAATGCTCGCCATATGGCCTTATTCTGCACAGTTGCTGATGTGTAATGCACCAATTAAAAATCTGGAGGGACTAAAGGGAAAAAAAGTGCGAGTCAGCATGCGTACCACCAGCGATCTGATTGAAGCCTACGGCGCCATTACGCTCAGTATTCCTTTTGATCAGGTTTATCAAAAAATGAAAGATAAACAACTCGACTGTCTGATTACCTCGGCTTTAGCCGCGCATACAGCCGGTTTTTATCAGGTTGCAACGCACATTTATAATTTGCCTCTGGGCTGGAGTGTGGTCATGCTGGGCGTTAACCAAGCCTCCTGGGCCCAGATTGATCCTCTGGATCAGAAAATAATCGAAACCGGCATTAACCGGCTTGCCAATGATCTGTGGCAGGCCGCCGACAAACAAACGGCACTTGGGCTGGCCTGTAATACGGGCAAAAACTGCCCTCTCGGCAAGCAGGGCTCCATGACGCTGATCAACCCCAGCGGCAGTGACAAAGCCCGATTAGCCAAAATGGTCAAACAGGTTGTGCTCAAGCGCTGGGTAGAGCGCTGTGGTAAAGACTGTGTGGCAGAATGGAATAACAGCATAGGAAAAACGCTAAATATTGCGCTCCAGCCTTAA
- a CDS encoding DNA-3-methyladenine glycosylase I — MSTSHLTRCAWCSDDPLYQNYHDQEWGQPLFDDQALFELLCLEGAQAGLSWITVLKKREHYRKVFDGFDAQKIAAYDAAKVASLLSDAGIIRNRAKVAAFIGNAAAYLQLKQEGRFSDFLWSFVNGKTIVNHWVNISDTPVATAESIAMSKALKKRGFKFVGPTICYAFMQASGMVDDHSPSCWRRC, encoded by the coding sequence ATGTCCACAAGTCATTTAACCCGCTGCGCCTGGTGCAGCGACGATCCGCTTTACCAGAATTATCATGACCAGGAATGGGGGCAGCCGCTCTTTGATGATCAGGCGCTCTTCGAGCTCTTATGCCTGGAAGGCGCGCAGGCAGGCTTATCCTGGATCACCGTTTTAAAAAAACGCGAGCATTACCGCAAAGTATTCGATGGCTTTGATGCACAAAAAATAGCCGCATACGATGCGGCAAAAGTAGCCAGCCTGCTCAGTGATGCCGGCATCATCCGCAACCGCGCCAAAGTGGCCGCCTTTATCGGTAATGCTGCGGCCTACCTGCAATTAAAACAGGAAGGCCGCTTTAGTGATTTTCTATGGTCTTTTGTCAATGGAAAAACCATCGTCAATCATTGGGTTAATATCAGCGACACACCCGTTGCCACAGCAGAATCCATAGCCATGAGTAAAGCTTTAAAAAAACGCGGTTTTAAGTTTGTTGGCCCCACCATCTGCTACGCTTTTATGCAGGCCAGCGGCATGGTCGATGATCACAGCCCAAGCTGCTGGAGGCGCTGCTGA
- the trhP gene encoding prephenate-dependent tRNA uridine(34) hydroxylase TrhP, translating to MKAPELLLPAGTLDKMRAAYDFGADAVYAGQPRYSLRARNNEFKLEQIGQGIIEAHQRGKKFFVASNILPHNAKVKTYLADMEPVIAMKPDALIMADPGLIMMVREKWPEQVIHLSVQANTVNYAAVKFWKSMGLERVILSREMSLDEVEEIRQLCPDMELEVFVHGALCIAYSGRCLLSGYFNHRDPNQGTCTNACRWDYKMNDTVEDDAGDVKPQVIQFDFNKAMVEANQSFAACGGAERHPSADKTYLIAEQSRPDELMPIMEDEHGTYIMNSKDLRAVQHIERLTKIGVDSLKIEGRTKSLYYVARTAQVYRQAIDDAVAGRPFNPALLADLDGLANRGYTDGFYQRHYTHEAQNYLDGHSKSKQSQFVGEVLSVNGGWANIEVKNRFAVGDQLEIIHPSGNRIIMLAEMRDKSGNPCQVAAGNGVKISIPMEAGFEKALISRLFTAEEMVAE from the coding sequence ATGAAAGCCCCAGAACTTCTCCTTCCCGCTGGTACTTTGGACAAAATGCGCGCCGCTTATGATTTCGGTGCAGATGCGGTCTATGCCGGCCAGCCACGCTATTCACTGCGTGCGCGTAATAATGAATTTAAGCTTGAGCAAATTGGCCAGGGAATTATCGAAGCCCATCAGCGGGGCAAGAAGTTTTTTGTGGCCAGCAATATTTTGCCGCATAACGCCAAGGTTAAGACTTACCTTGCCGATATGGAGCCGGTGATCGCCATGAAGCCCGATGCGCTGATTATGGCCGACCCGGGCCTGATTATGATGGTGCGGGAAAAATGGCCGGAGCAGGTGATTCATCTTTCGGTACAAGCTAATACGGTTAACTACGCTGCGGTGAAATTCTGGAAATCGATGGGTTTGGAGCGCGTTATTTTATCGCGCGAAATGAGCCTCGATGAAGTCGAAGAAATCCGCCAGCTTTGCCCAGATATGGAGCTGGAAGTCTTTGTGCACGGCGCCTTGTGCATCGCCTATTCTGGCCGTTGCCTCTTATCGGGTTACTTTAATCACCGTGATCCTAACCAGGGCACTTGCACCAACGCCTGTCGCTGGGATTACAAGATGAATGACACGGTGGAAGACGATGCCGGCGATGTTAAACCGCAGGTGATTCAGTTTGATTTTAATAAGGCCATGGTAGAGGCGAACCAAAGCTTTGCCGCCTGTGGTGGTGCAGAGCGCCATCCTTCTGCCGATAAAACTTATCTGATCGCAGAACAAAGCCGCCCGGATGAGCTGATGCCGATTATGGAAGACGAGCACGGCACTTATATTATGAATTCAAAAGATTTGCGTGCGGTGCAGCACATCGAGCGCCTGACCAAGATCGGTGTGGATTCGCTCAAAATCGAAGGCCGTACTAAATCGCTGTACTACGTAGCGCGTACGGCTCAGGTTTACCGCCAGGCCATCGATGATGCGGTGGCCGGGCGGCCGTTTAATCCGGCGCTGCTGGCTGATCTGGATGGCCTGGCTAACCGTGGTTACACCGATGGTTTTTATCAGCGCCATTACACCCATGAAGCACAGAACTATCTGGATGGGCATTCCAAATCCAAGCAAAGCCAGTTTGTGGGCGAGGTGCTGAGCGTGAATGGGGGCTGGGCGAATATTGAGGTTAAAAACCGTTTTGCTGTGGGCGATCAGTTAGAAATTATTCACCCAAGCGGCAACCGGATTATCATGCTGGCAGAAATGCGCGATAAGAGCGGCAACCCTTGCCAAGTGGCTGCGGGCAATGGTGTGAAAATCTCGATTCCTATGGAGGCAGGTTTTGAAAAGGCGCTGATTTCACGCCTGTTTACAGCGGAAGAAATGGTTGCAGAATAG
- a CDS encoding aminotransferase-like domain-containing protein has protein sequence MDYLYQRWAAHYLAAIVAGTLKVGERMPSLRVLMCLHGISLSTALQLCRQLETDGYLEARPRSGYFVRPRMRIRPVAEPRLEIDPAQYVGINARVSDFIARGRQQTIKHNFSVARCSPDLYPGVALKNAAIRALKHAPDLFVSAAPNKGHPALRAVLAKRAMRMGVLMSADEILITHGCIEALNLALRAVARPGDTIAVESPTFYGLLQVLESLGLRAIEIPTSPQTGISIEALELACQTYENIKAVVVVPHLQNPLGSIMPEAHKDRLVALCEAQHIPLIEDDTYSELINDEIPLFALKARDKTGNVIYCASLHKILAPGMRLGWMSGGRWQARIEMLKYAQTRDNEAWSQIAAAEYMASSAYDRHLRKLRSTLKTQRERTAEAIARYFPAGTRLNVPNGGLALWVELPEQLSSKRVFDAALQKGILIAPGLMFSSSQRFEHFIRINCGWPFSPEIDLALQNLGKIVYEAGGSLNNTQAHVYRK, from the coding sequence ATGGATTACCTTTACCAGCGCTGGGCAGCTCACTATCTGGCCGCTATCGTCGCTGGCACACTTAAAGTCGGCGAACGCATGCCCTCCCTGCGGGTGCTGATGTGCCTGCACGGCATCAGTCTCTCTACCGCCTTGCAACTATGCCGCCAGCTGGAAACCGATGGCTATCTGGAGGCAAGGCCACGCTCCGGCTATTTTGTGCGCCCCAGAATGCGTATTAGGCCAGTGGCAGAACCACGGCTAGAGATCGATCCGGCACAGTATGTAGGGATTAATGCCCGTGTTTCTGATTTTATTGCCCGAGGCAGGCAACAGACAATTAAGCATAATTTTTCGGTAGCCCGCTGCTCGCCTGATCTTTACCCCGGTGTAGCACTTAAAAATGCGGCGATTCGGGCCTTAAAACACGCTCCCGACCTATTTGTCAGCGCCGCTCCCAACAAGGGCCATCCGGCGCTCAGAGCCGTACTGGCCAAACGGGCAATGCGTATGGGCGTGCTGATGTCAGCGGATGAAATATTGATTACCCACGGCTGTATTGAGGCGCTTAATCTGGCGCTGCGGGCGGTGGCCCGGCCAGGCGACACCATTGCCGTTGAATCGCCGACTTTTTACGGTCTGCTGCAAGTTCTGGAAAGCCTGGGTCTGCGCGCGATTGAAATTCCTACCAGCCCGCAAACGGGTATTTCTATCGAAGCCCTGGAGCTGGCCTGCCAGACTTACGAAAATATCAAGGCTGTGGTTGTAGTACCGCATTTGCAAAATCCACTGGGCAGCATCATGCCCGAGGCACATAAAGACCGGCTGGTGGCACTCTGCGAGGCTCAGCATATCCCGCTGATTGAAGACGATACCTATAGCGAGCTGATCAACGACGAGATTCCGCTCTTCGCCTTAAAAGCGCGGGATAAAACCGGCAACGTGATCTATTGCGCCTCCCTGCATAAGATTCTGGCACCTGGCATGCGTTTGGGCTGGATGAGTGGTGGCCGCTGGCAGGCGCGCATCGAAATGCTGAAATACGCGCAAACCCGCGATAACGAGGCTTGGTCGCAAATCGCAGCAGCCGAATATATGGCCTCCAGTGCTTATGACCGGCATTTACGCAAACTTCGCAGCACACTCAAAACCCAGAGAGAACGTACCGCCGAGGCCATTGCCCGTTATTTCCCTGCCGGAACACGGCTGAATGTACCCAATGGCGGGCTGGCTTTATGGGTGGAATTACCTGAGCAGCTGTCATCCAAGCGGGTATTTGATGCCGCGCTGCAAAAAGGAATTTTAATTGCGCCAGGCCTGATGTTTTCTAGCTCGCAGCGATTTGAACATTTCATCCGTATCAATTGCGGCTGGCCATTTAGCCCTGAGATTGATCTGGCTTTACAAAACCTGGGAAAAATCGTTTATGAAGCGGGCGGCAGCTTAAATAATACCCAGGCTCACGTTTACCGCAAATGA
- a CDS encoding HD-GYP domain-containing protein, which produces MLKGPIMVSDPLSQLSELPEENPHYIRAATQMGDRRDVIADQDIFAENGMKLFAKGAKISSHQFDLLTKHKLSRALDQVLATERSVDGGMLAFEAGKIIEHDSLIARIVARTGDPLAIKHQLACLVLPLPIRFRLTVMQDQRAELFEHALRNCIISFALAQQLKLSASDKTALTLAALCHDLGEMHTDPELLTSGHKITSQERRYIHVHPITSYVVVHTFPEFSLAAENAILQHHERLDGSGYPYGLRKPAISRLAQIIAIADVADAVLRRFDLQRLDVLFTLLRSRFDSPAVKALRDLLHSTGSGEHHAVVGKDTSLQLAHIADFLQSWLALHAMLEGQMKEGASADSPLGFLFERMQSIRALIVQAGLNPDDVQAMHTFGQNDPEMLAELQAMLSEMEWMLYDLANEIERRSPALDGVSQEALKDLIFHLR; this is translated from the coding sequence TTGTTAAAAGGCCCCATTATGGTGTCTGATCCACTCTCTCAACTTTCTGAATTACCGGAAGAGAATCCCCATTATATTCGTGCGGCTACACAAATGGGGGACCGCCGTGATGTGATCGCAGATCAGGATATCTTTGCGGAAAACGGTATGAAATTGTTTGCGAAAGGAGCCAAGATCAGCAGCCATCAATTTGATCTGTTAACCAAGCATAAATTATCGAGAGCGCTGGATCAGGTGCTTGCAACGGAGCGCTCGGTCGATGGTGGTATGTTGGCTTTTGAAGCCGGAAAAATAATAGAGCATGATTCGCTTATTGCCAGAATTGTGGCCCGGACTGGTGATCCGTTAGCGATTAAGCATCAGCTGGCCTGCCTGGTTTTACCATTGCCGATCCGGTTCAGACTGACTGTTATGCAAGATCAGCGGGCCGAGTTATTTGAGCATGCCCTTAGAAATTGCATCATTTCATTTGCTCTGGCCCAACAGTTGAAATTATCTGCCTCTGACAAGACAGCGCTAACGCTGGCAGCGTTATGCCATGATCTGGGTGAAATGCATACGGATCCCGAGCTGCTGACTTCCGGGCATAAAATTACCTCGCAAGAGCGCCGCTACATTCATGTGCATCCGATTACCAGTTATGTAGTGGTGCACACTTTTCCAGAATTCTCACTGGCAGCAGAGAATGCTATTTTGCAGCACCACGAGCGGCTAGATGGCAGTGGCTATCCTTACGGCTTGCGAAAACCTGCAATTAGCCGCCTGGCTCAGATTATTGCAATTGCAGATGTGGCAGATGCGGTGCTGCGTCGCTTTGATTTACAAAGGCTGGATGTGCTCTTTACCCTGTTACGATCCCGTTTTGATTCGCCTGCAGTAAAAGCCTTACGTGATTTATTGCACTCAACGGGCAGTGGAGAACATCACGCTGTGGTTGGTAAAGATACATCCCTGCAATTGGCGCATATTGCTGATTTTCTTCAGTCATGGCTGGCTTTACATGCCATGCTTGAAGGGCAAATGAAGGAAGGCGCAAGTGCTGATTCGCCTCTGGGTTTTTTATTTGAGCGCATGCAAAGTATCCGTGCACTGATTGTTCAGGCGGGCCTAAACCCGGATGATGTGCAGGCGATGCATACTTTTGGACAGAATGATCCGGAAATGCTGGCTGAATTGCAAGCCATGCTCAGTGAAATGGAGTGGATGCTTTATGATCTTGCCAATGAAATAGAGCGTCGTTCACCCGCGCTTGATGGGGTTTCACAAGAAGCGTTAAAAGATCTGATTTTTCATTTGCGGTAA